The Flavobacterium sp. HJ-32-4 genome contains a region encoding:
- a CDS encoding zinc ribbon domain-containing protein codes for MATTKELSVEDKLRAIYDLQLIDSRIDDIRNVRGELPLEVQDLEDEVAGLRSRAEKLKADLDVIDDQIKARKNAIEEHREAIKKYAKQQETVRNNREFNSLAKEIEFQELEIQLAEKQIREMKSSIEYKRQLVDQSEEKLNEKQQHLEHKKAELDAIMAETAKEEDFLVAKSAEFEALIEPRLLAAYKRIRGSVRNGLAVVSIERGASAGSFFTIPPQTQVEIAARKKIITDEHSGRILVDATLAREEKEKMEEIFASVS; via the coding sequence ATGGCGACGACAAAAGAACTGAGCGTTGAAGACAAACTGAGGGCTATTTATGATCTGCAATTGATCGACTCACGAATCGACGACATCCGTAATGTGCGTGGCGAGCTTCCGCTGGAGGTACAGGACCTCGAAGACGAAGTGGCCGGCCTTAGGTCGCGTGCCGAGAAACTGAAAGCCGATCTTGACGTTATTGACGACCAGATCAAAGCCCGCAAAAATGCCATCGAGGAGCACCGCGAGGCCATAAAGAAATACGCCAAGCAACAGGAAACGGTTCGCAACAACCGCGAATTCAACTCGCTTGCGAAAGAAATCGAATTCCAGGAACTGGAAATCCAATTGGCTGAGAAGCAGATCCGCGAAATGAAATCGTCGATCGAATACAAAAGACAACTGGTCGACCAGTCAGAGGAAAAACTCAACGAGAAGCAACAGCACCTCGAGCACAAAAAAGCGGAACTCGATGCCATCATGGCCGAAACCGCAAAAGAAGAGGATTTCCTGGTAGCGAAATCAGCCGAGTTCGAAGCGCTGATCGAGCCACGCCTTTTGGCTGCTTACAAGCGCATCCGGGGCAGTGTCCGCAACGGACTCGCCGTCGTATCCATCGAGCGCGGCGCCTCTGCCGGTTCGTTCTTTACGATTCCTCCACAAACACAGGTAGAAATCGCAGCGCGCAAGAAAATCATCACCGACGAACATTCAGGTCGTATTCTGGTCGATGCCACGCTCGCCCGCGAAGAGAAGGAAAAGATGGAAGAAATTTTCGCCAGCGTTTCCTAA
- a CDS encoding alpha/beta fold hydrolase — protein sequence MESTKQRLLARSLGTCINILAYIAPRQAAGLAHRFFSRPRYGRLEAHALPDPLNQARKSVYPSALGNIVCYEWGSGPKILLLHGWESHSGRWERLLPFLDGFHVMAIDAPGHGQDSGIEFNAPRYAAFADAVSATFQPDFIIGHSMGGISLLYLLHRYPMPQLRKAVVMGAPSEMTAIVTNFNDQLGLSKRARQVFDVYIEARYGFLPSAFSGAAFAKTITVETLVVHATDDDIVPVAEGERIAAALPNGHFLSVTGSGHRLHDDALYADIRSFLRA from the coding sequence ATGGAAAGTACGAAACAACGTCTGCTGGCCCGCAGCCTCGGGACCTGCATCAACATCCTCGCCTATATCGCGCCACGACAGGCGGCCGGTTTGGCCCACCGGTTCTTTAGTCGTCCGCGATACGGGCGGTTGGAAGCCCATGCCCTTCCCGACCCACTGAATCAGGCACGAAAGTCGGTCTATCCTTCTGCACTCGGAAACATCGTTTGTTATGAATGGGGCAGCGGTCCAAAGATACTGTTGCTGCATGGCTGGGAAAGCCATTCAGGCCGCTGGGAACGACTCCTACCCTTTCTCGATGGTTTCCATGTGATGGCCATCGACGCCCCCGGGCACGGACAAGACAGCGGGATCGAATTCAACGCCCCAAGATATGCCGCCTTTGCCGATGCGGTTTCTGCCACCTTCCAACCCGATTTCATCATCGGGCATTCGATGGGTGGTATTTCACTACTGTATCTGCTTCACCGATACCCGATGCCGCAACTGCGTAAAGCGGTTGTGATGGGTGCACCCTCCGAAATGACGGCCATCGTAACCAATTTCAACGACCAACTCGGCCTTTCCAAACGGGCGCGACAGGTGTTCGACGTGTATATCGAAGCGCGTTATGGCTTTCTTCCCTCCGCTTTTTCAGGTGCCGCTTTCGCGAAAACCATCACTGTCGAAACCTTAGTGGTGCACGCTACCGACGATGACATCGTGCCGGTTGCCGAAGGAGAACGCATCGCCGCAGCCTTACCCAACGGGCACTTCCTCTCCGTTACCGGGTCGGGCCATCGCCTGCACGACGATGCGCTGTATGCCGACATCCGCTCGTTTCTGCGCGCATAG
- the rluF gene encoding 23S rRNA pseudouridine(2604) synthase RluF, with product MEEQKRINKFIAETGFCSRREADKLVADGKVTINGALAEMGSKVTPSDEVRVNGKLLAERTDKPVYLAFYKPVGIECTTNQTVRHNIIDYLNYPERIFPIGRLDKASEGLIFLTNDGDIVNKILRAHYHHEKEYVVTVDKPITDRFIQRMGNGVPILGTVTRKCKVTQIDRFTFTIILTQGLNRQIRRMCEYLGYEVQTLKRIRIMNISLDVPKGRYRELTPAEIDQLIEQTGRERENLQERLLPKADHASSRPTERKRWK from the coding sequence ATGGAGGAACAAAAACGCATCAACAAGTTTATTGCGGAAACTGGCTTTTGCTCGCGCCGTGAAGCCGACAAACTCGTGGCGGACGGCAAGGTGACCATTAACGGCGCGTTGGCTGAGATGGGCTCGAAAGTTACCCCTTCGGATGAAGTACGTGTCAACGGAAAACTCCTCGCCGAACGCACCGACAAACCCGTGTACCTGGCCTTCTACAAACCCGTCGGTATTGAATGTACGACCAACCAGACGGTGCGGCACAATATCATCGATTACCTCAATTATCCCGAACGGATCTTTCCCATCGGGCGACTCGACAAAGCCAGCGAGGGACTCATCTTCCTCACCAATGACGGCGATATCGTCAACAAAATCCTGCGGGCCCATTACCACCATGAAAAGGAGTATGTCGTAACGGTGGATAAGCCCATCACCGACCGTTTCATCCAGCGGATGGGGAACGGCGTACCGATACTCGGCACCGTAACCCGCAAGTGCAAAGTGACGCAGATCGACCGTTTTACGTTCACCATCATCCTGACACAAGGCCTCAACCGCCAGATCCGCCGGATGTGCGAATACCTTGGATATGAGGTGCAGACCCTGAAACGCATCCGGATCATGAACATTTCGCTTGACGTCCCGAAAGGCCGCTACAGGGAATTGACACCGGCGGAAATTGACCAACTCATCGAACAAACCGGCCGCGAACGGGAAAACCTACAGGAGCGCCTGCTACCAAAAGCTGACCACGCATCATCCCGACCTACAGAGAGAAAGCGATGGAAATAA
- a CDS encoding tetratricopeptide repeat protein — MEIKRFFLLWIVLPIGLYAQGGQHFLDKGIAAYEKDRYQEAAGLFEKAVSEAKREHNVPVQMTSFNNLGNCYSQLGQSEKALAYYLKAQKMAVTARDPRYEAKILMNIGALYSEQKDLSQALSHFEKSIAVAEKTGDTKLTADCLNNMGIVYEQRQDFDHALKVYDRALRLYTTTQDDGRISMAHNNLAIVQKARGRYDEAAAHYRMALAIAEKNDDRYMMAATYNNMGNLEIVAGRPKTGLNYCLRAWKEAQTLGAREIEVEALDGIATAYEKMGRLTESLDFRKRYEAAKNDFVNTERSQQLTEMSVKYESEKKAADIRILQQKRQLDALALHDRDLRIENQRRVIVFVFIGMALLALSLVSILYVQRIRRKLLREKTIRETEEAERARMAKDIHDDLGSGLAKINFLSEVIVRETAGKENVRNSAESVRETAIRLVENMRDLIWALNPDNATFDHLLSRIREYATDYLETFDIAVRYDFDQVPTGLTLKRESYHHVLMVVKEALNNLARHSGATDAFLTVTVTEGEIVLAIRDNGKGLDPETVRKGNGLANMRKRIEGIGGRMEIDGSNGTQLSFFIPLR, encoded by the coding sequence ATGGAAATAAAGCGCTTCTTCCTTCTCTGGATCGTGCTCCCGATCGGCCTGTATGCGCAGGGCGGACAGCACTTTCTTGACAAAGGGATAGCGGCGTATGAAAAAGACCGTTACCAAGAGGCGGCAGGTCTTTTTGAAAAAGCGGTGTCTGAAGCCAAACGGGAACACAACGTTCCGGTTCAGATGACGTCGTTCAACAATCTGGGCAATTGCTATTCGCAGCTCGGCCAATCAGAGAAAGCCCTCGCCTATTACCTAAAAGCGCAGAAAATGGCGGTCACCGCACGCGATCCGCGGTATGAGGCCAAAATCCTGATGAATATCGGGGCGTTGTATTCGGAGCAAAAGGACCTCAGCCAGGCCTTATCGCACTTCGAAAAGTCGATCGCGGTAGCCGAAAAAACCGGCGATACGAAACTCACGGCCGATTGCCTGAACAATATGGGCATTGTGTATGAACAGCGGCAGGACTTCGATCATGCGCTCAAGGTATACGACCGGGCGCTTCGTTTGTATACGACCACCCAAGACGACGGCCGGATCTCGATGGCCCATAACAACCTCGCCATCGTGCAGAAAGCCCGCGGACGTTATGACGAGGCGGCGGCGCACTACCGGATGGCTTTGGCTATTGCCGAAAAGAACGACGACCGCTATATGATGGCCGCGACCTATAACAACATGGGCAACCTTGAAATCGTAGCCGGTCGCCCGAAAACAGGACTCAACTACTGCCTGCGTGCCTGGAAAGAAGCCCAGACGCTGGGTGCCCGGGAGATTGAAGTGGAGGCACTCGACGGCATCGCCACCGCGTATGAAAAAATGGGAAGGCTAACAGAATCGCTTGACTTCCGGAAACGGTACGAAGCCGCCAAAAATGACTTTGTCAATACCGAGCGCTCCCAGCAATTAACCGAGATGTCGGTGAAGTACGAAAGTGAGAAAAAGGCGGCCGACATCCGCATCCTGCAACAAAAACGGCAATTGGATGCCCTTGCGCTGCACGACCGCGACCTCCGTATTGAAAACCAGCGCCGGGTCATTGTGTTCGTCTTCATCGGTATGGCGCTGCTCGCCCTGTCCCTAGTTTCTATTTTATACGTGCAACGCATCCGGCGGAAACTACTGCGTGAGAAAACGATACGCGAAACCGAAGAAGCCGAGCGCGCCCGTATGGCGAAAGACATACACGACGACCTGGGATCTGGTTTGGCCAAGATCAACTTCCTGAGTGAAGTCATCGTGCGCGAAACGGCAGGAAAGGAAAACGTCAGGAACAGTGCCGAGTCGGTTCGGGAAACCGCCATCCGACTTGTGGAAAACATGCGCGACCTTATTTGGGCGTTGAATCCGGATAATGCGACGTTTGATCACCTGCTGTCACGCATACGTGAATACGCTACCGACTACCTCGAAACCTTCGATATCGCCGTAAGGTATGACTTTGATCAGGTTCCCACAGGACTCACGCTTAAAAGAGAAAGCTACCACCACGTTTTGATGGTGGTGAAGGAAGCGCTGAACAACCTGGCCCGGCATTCGGGTGCGACGGACGCCTTCCTTACGGTTACGGTCACCGAGGGTGAAATCGTGCTTGCCATCCGCGACAATGGAAAAGGCCTCGACCCGGAAACCGTCCGAAAAGGCAACGGACTTGCCAACATGCGCAAGCGGATCGAGGGCATCGGTGGGCGAATGGAAATCGACGGATCAAACGGAACACAGCTTTCCTTTTTCATCCCGCTGCGTTGA
- a CDS encoding response regulator transcription factor, whose product MDIKVAIIEDEQQIRESLAVLINGSLGFSCTDVYATAEEALIGLPGSGVDVVLTDIHLPGKSGIECVAELKPKCPSMQFMMCTAFEDTESVFSALKAGATGYLTKTTQPARVLEAIIEVYQGGSPMSSHIARKVVASFSPMLTPTENGLSVREREILDHLSRGLRYKEIAGLLFISVETVRTHIRNIYEKLQVRSRTEALNKLYGR is encoded by the coding sequence ATGGATATCAAAGTCGCCATCATCGAAGACGAACAACAGATTCGGGAAAGCCTCGCCGTTTTGATCAACGGCAGCCTCGGATTCTCCTGCACCGACGTATACGCTACGGCGGAAGAAGCGCTGATCGGGCTGCCCGGATCGGGCGTTGACGTGGTCTTGACCGACATCCATCTTCCGGGAAAAAGCGGCATAGAATGCGTGGCCGAACTGAAACCAAAATGCCCGTCGATGCAGTTCATGATGTGCACAGCCTTCGAAGACACCGAATCGGTGTTTAGTGCCCTGAAAGCCGGTGCTACCGGATACCTTACCAAAACCACCCAACCCGCGCGCGTGCTTGAGGCGATTATCGAAGTCTATCAGGGTGGATCGCCCATGAGCAGCCATATTGCCCGGAAAGTCGTTGCGTCATTTTCGCCTATGCTGACACCGACCGAAAACGGGTTGTCGGTGCGTGAGCGCGAGATACTCGATCACCTATCACGTGGACTCCGTTATAAAGAGATTGCGGGCTTGCTTTTCATTAGTGTAGAAACTGTCCGGACCCACATCCGGAATATCTACGAAAAGTTGCAGGTACGCTCGCGCACCGAGGCCCTTAACAAACTCTACGGCCGCTGA
- a CDS encoding type II toxin-antitoxin system ParD family antitoxin, with product MAKNTSILLGDHFENFISEEIKSGRFSSASEVVRSALRLLEVQQQKIRQLRHEIEQGEKSGFVEDFNADDYLESLHKKYL from the coding sequence ATGGCTAAAAACACTTCTATTCTGCTGGGTGATCATTTTGAGAATTTCATCAGCGAAGAAATTAAGTCCGGACGTTTTAGTTCTGCCAGTGAGGTAGTTCGATCGGCACTTCGATTACTTGAAGTGCAACAGCAAAAAATACGACAACTTCGTCACGAAATCGAACAGGGCGAAAAGAGTGGGTTTGTCGAAGACTTTAACGCCGATGACTATCTCGAAAGTCTTCACAAGAAGTATTTATGA